In one window of Plasmodium cynomolgi strain B DNA, chromosome 13, whole genome shotgun sequence DNA:
- a CDS encoding proliferation-associated protein 2g4 (putative), whose amino-acid sequence MDQTPDTKAEEIDLEKYTHAGSIANTTLKKIIEKCVEGAKICELCDFGEKVLKEELDKVYTKKEKGNKVEKGISFPVTINVNEVCNNYSPAPSENEETIKNGDIVKICLGCHIDGHISMVGHTIYIGNENEVIEGPKAEVLKNAHTLSQLFLKSLKVGVNASDVTKNIQKACEELKCTVIANCVTYQIKKYILEGSKFILLKENPENKIEDFQIESDDIYIIDVMVTTGDGKIKESDHKTTIYKREVQKNYHLKTNLGRSFINEVNKKFPVLPFHVKHVEDQRAALIGIPEALRHDLIKPYNVYTEKKKEFVSQFKYTVMVKEEGIKQLTGIKCSQLNNCKTVNEIQDEALKAILATSLTAKKKKAKGKPNEETSQEN is encoded by the exons ATGGATCAAACACCAGACACTAAAGCGGAAGAGATCGACTTGGAGAAGTACACCCACGCGGGGTCCATCGCAAACACCACATTGAAGAAGATAATCGAGAAATGTGTAGAAG GTGCCAAGATCTGCGAGCTATGCGACTTTGGAGAGAAGGTCCTGAAGGAAGAGCTAGACAAagtgtacacaaaaaaagaaaaaggaaataaagtGGAGAAGGGAATTAGTTTCCCCGTAACGATTAACGTGAACGAAGTGTGTAACAACTACTCCCCCGCACCTTCCGAGAATGAAGAAAccataaaaaatggtgatATTGTTAAGATATGCCTAGGTTGTCATATAGATGGGCACATCAGTATGGTTGGTCACACCATCTACATcggaaacgaaaatgaagtCATTGAAGGTCCCAAGGCGGAAGTATTAAAAAACGCACATACTCTCTCGCAACTATTTCTGAAAAGCCTAAAGGTTGGAGTAAACGCTAGTGATGTGACCAAAAATATCCAAAAAGCATGCGAAGAATTAAAGTGTACTGTAATTGCAAATTGTGTAACATACCAGATTAAAAAGTACATCTTGGAAGGaagcaaatttattttattaaaggAGAATccggaaaataaaattgaagatTTTCAAATAGAATCAGACGATATATACATCATAGATGTGATGGTCACCACAGGagatggaaaaattaaagaaagtGATCACAAGACAACGATTTATAAACGGGAGGTGCAAAAGAATTACCATTTGAAAACGAATTTGGGTAGATCGTTCATTAACgaggttaataaaaaatttcccgtTCTTCCCTTCCATGTGAAGCATGTAGAAGATCAGCGAGCTGCTCTCATCGGTATCCCAGAAGCGCTGAGGCATGACCTAATCAAACCGTACAATGTCTAcacggagaagaaaaaagaatttgtgTCTCAGTTTAAGTACACCGTTATGGTTaaggaagaaggaattaAGCAGCTCACTGGTATCAAGTGTTCACAACTGAATAACTGCAAAACGGTGAATGAGATTCAGGACGAGGCGCTGAAGGCCATTCTGGCTACGTCCCTGACGgctaagaagaagaaggctAAGGGAAAGCCCAACGAGGAAACGTCCCAGGAGAACTGA
- a CDS encoding hypothetical protein (putative), which translates to MESFNIGKNAHIDFLEPAITIGVIFICLYMIISTDNPAHLLIKSFFFKSKIFLWEVKDIFTNINFFALTFSSFFFVSYYILHVLKYEKVRSLFCVNYDYYDKILNYKLKDISIKSLFQNGISEKNYLVNLLYSFKFFFNIFFLNDASLTQTVFTFFFVFVLLSLYAKRVSRVVFIISTLASAVLSGFMLVFFLKKFLNVEYNHCGEEIFSFLFLIFFYITNPYLSVFQYNDRSLHPYHGTELRLYIHLLFFVRYVTYEGKFYEVKALVAVIICAIVFLRQALESFEVHTFVKLIWLVAYYFVNNYVPFAFSGNFTLSKLFNSDVVELLRNEFKNNISLHHFNVLSRIPFNYLVSKISFFWIPYMLLTRTNKNLKYLIMLLMSINLIATSTYLAKNVFPGIPLNMLLLFCLNKIGI; encoded by the exons AACAATCGGCGTGATATTTATCTGCTTGTATATGATTATAAGTACGGATAATCCTGCACACTTACTTAttaagagttttttttttaaaagcaagATATTTTTGTGGGAAgtaaaagatatttttacCAATATCAACTTTTTTGCTCttacattttcttcctttttttttgtatcataTTACATTTTGCATGTGTTAAAGTATGAAAAGGTGAGGTCTCTTTTCTGTGTCAACTACGACTACTATGACAAGATTCTTAATTACAAGTTGAAAGATATAAGCATCAAGTCTCTGTTCCAAAATGGCAttagcgaaaaaaattacttggTTAACCTTTTATACTcatttaagtttttttttaacatattttttttaaatgatgcCAGTTTGACACAAACTGTGTTTACCTTCTTCTTCGTATTTGTGCTTTTGTCTCTATACGCGAAGCGAGTCAGTCGG GTAGTCTTCATAATCAGCACTTTGGCAAGCGCAGTTCTCTCCGGATTCATGCTagtgttctttttaaaaaaatttctaaatGTTGAGTATAACCATTGCGgcgaagaaattttttccttcctctttttaaTCTTTTTCTACATAACCAACCCATACTTAAGCGTATTTCAATACAATGACAGAAGTTTGCATCCCTACCACGGCACGGAACTGCGGCTGTACATCCACCTGCTCTTCTTTGTGAGATATGTGACCTATGAGGGGAAGTTTTACGAAGTCAAGGCTCTCGTGGCGGTGATCATATGTGCGATTGTTTTTTTGCGACAGGCTTTAGAGAGCTTCGAG GTGCACACATTCGTGAAGCTCATCTGGTTGGTAGCGTACTACTTCGTTAACAACTACGTGCCCTTCGCGTTCTCGGGAAATTTCACCCTCTCCAAGCTGTTCAATTCTGACGTTGTGGAGTTGTTACG CAACGAGTTTAAAAACAACATTTCGCTCCACCATTTCAATGTCCTTTCGA GAATACCATTCAACTATTTGGTGAGcaaaatttccttcttctggATCCCCTACATGCTGCTAACCAGGACCAACA aAAACCTCAAGTACCTGATAATGCTCCTGATGTCCATCAATTTGATAGCGACCAGTACCTACTTG GCGAAGAACGTCTTCCCCGGAATCCCGCTCAACATGCTCCTCCTATTCTGCttaaacaaaattgggaTTTAA
- a CDS encoding transporter (putative): SFMASCCQINSYTFFFMFIMGINNACIYILIQKIYTNNVFSENRSTIFGFLHFFSSISHMLSISINTNLSNKFYFGINGWRICYFVISFVPILVCIYLLGLIKQKKFKRSRSKNYSFSYLVSFDNMTNVCQESEKEENYCKRDNDKLGGLQGASKERREEKKKKKKKKEEEEEGEEILLFNAEQGEHSMKMKGNCRESSEEVEEEQNHHHHQEEEEGDLHLPFRMSKSYDNTYVLHREGLANIPQTNDDTAYLHNNSSKLGLRHSASTNDDFNTISLISTSERINSNLIKRSFCHMASKKASSLKGAALNVGTNRSSSGASAYCNISDFRSGLIISLSWLCASLISPFIGIISDYIYKLNKDINRQRIGMCTHCLRIILMFTMFFFVPKEADSFIYFVIISLLMGILSGWINIGTHKPIIIDIVKQRHTAFVMALMSAFENIGSSIIGTFFLSFLLNRYNYIDKRKLNNVHSNGSNVHANLSNVHANLSNVHSNGSNVHANLSNVDGSVNKHNVHVLSDVLLILTCFPWLISFCLLYVLKFTYKKDKLKNL, translated from the exons TCATTTATGGCATCATGCTGTCAAATAAATTcctatacttttttttttatgtttattatgGGAATCAACAACGCATGCATATACATCTTGATTCAGAAAATTTACACTAATAATGTTTTTAGTGAAAACCGAAGTACCATTTTTGgcttccttcattttttctcctccatttcGCATATGTTGTCTATTTCGATAAACACCAACCTGAGCAATAAATTCTACTTTGGGATTAATGGGTGGCGAATATGCTACTTTGTAATATCATTCGTGCCGATCCTCGTCTGTATATACTTGCTAGGATTAatcaagcaaaaaaaattcaagcgCAGCAGAAGCAAAAATTACAGCTTCAGTTACTTGGTCTCCTTCGATAATATGACGAATGTCTGTCAGGAGAgcgagaaggaggaaaactACTGCAAAAGGGATAACGACAAATTGGGGGGTCTCCAGGGTGCAAGTAAGGAAAGGcgagaggagaagaaaaagaagaaaaagaagaaagaggaggaggaggagggagaagaaattttactttttaacgCAGAGCAGGGTGAACACTCCATGAAGATGAAGGGAAATTGTAGAGAGTCCAGTGAAGAGGTGGAAGAGGAGCAgaatcatcatcatcatcaggaggaggaggagggggatcTCCACCTACCCTTTAGAATGAGCAAAAGTTACGACAATACTTATGTGCTACATAGGGAAGGACTAGCCAATATACCCCAAACGAACGATGACACAGCCTACTTACATAATAATTCGAGCAAGTTGGGCTTAAGGCACAGCGCAAGCACGAATGATGATTTTAACACCATTAGTTTAATATCGACCAGCGAGAGGATAAACAGTAATCTTATTAAGAGATCCTTTTGCCACATGGCTTCGAAGAAGGCGAGTTCCCTGAAGGGTGCCGCGCTAAATGTAGGCACCAATAGGAGTAGCAGCGGGGCAAGTGCA tacTGTAATATATCAGATTTCCGAAGTGGCCTCATTATATCCTTAAGTTGGCTCTGTGCGAGCCTAATTTCTCCCTTCATTGGAATTATTAGTGactatatttataaattgaACAAGGATATAAATCGGCAACGGATAGGTATGTGTACGCATTGCTTAAGGATCATTTTAATGTTTacgatgtttttttttgtgcccaaGGAAGCGGattcttttatatattttgtgatAATTTCTCTCCTTATGGGTATTTTAAGTGGGTGGATAAATATAGGCACACATAAGCCTATCATAATTGACATTGTCAAACAGAGACACACTGCTTTCGTCATGGCGTTGATGAGTGCTTTCGAGAATATCGGTTCTTCCATCATTGgtaccttttttctctccttcctTCTCAACCGATATAACTACATCGACAAGAGGAAGCTCAACAATGTCCACTCGAACGGCAGCAACGTTCACGCAAATCTCAGCAACGTTCACGCAAATCTCAGCAACGTCCACTCGAACGGCAGCAACGTTCACGCAAATCTTAGCAACGTCGACGGGAGTGTCAACAAGCACAACGTCCACGTTTTGTCCGACGTCCTGCTAATCCTGACGTGCTTCCCCTGGTTGATATCCTTTTGCCTCCTCTACGTGCTCAAGTTTACCTACAAGAAGGATAAGCT GAAAAACTTATAA
- a CDS encoding hypothetical protein (putative) yields MNAHPNWGYYPNANVNSYPNVNSYPNANSYASYQLPIPFNATGQSSGCYAYSNNGYYGGYPNGVNFYFGSGYPAQYVHAVGSKSCIDRQGKKEEAIPTDDGQQHEKSENCSKDNLPLRGEDKTDPNSSKLSSNIPNVSSNEKELPPEGDPALAIAGTKDVNASRNAHGDCPAVSVNPNQDEGEKNSAHDGAGSHFSDAQIDCKAENEKGGTAPPPPPSVPASDYPKNHTHNPFIAPTYGSNYYYNYAHMYGNFNTGQMNGGQCFIPMNNNMAMWGVPNLRGGHGYVAPSRNYGDRGKRHSNPNRARGGNPASKKARMGASGANYGFPVSQPDEYDQSGRRGNAHVSGYGERGQGARRPHPRQRHQEDRKTEQRHGQEEDPQPTAQYFVPINLRLKNKLNDLNDLCETKINAVKKERNASDKNINLDAEYSKFIKEIQMNCSLGEAFIFDVL; encoded by the exons ATGAATGCACACCCGAATTGGGGTTATTATCCCAATGCGAATGTAAATAGCTACCCGAATGTAAATAGCTACCCGAATGCAAACAGCTACGCAAGTTACCAGCTACCCATCCCTTTTAACGCCACAGGTCAGAGCAGTGGGTGCTATGCGTACAGCAATAATGGGTATTATGGTGGATATCCAAATGgcgtaaatttttatttcggCTCTGGGTACCCTGCTCAGTATGTACATGCAGTCGGGAGCAAAAGTTGCATAGACAGGCAAGGTAAGAAAGAAGAAGCCATTCCAACAGATGATGGGCAGCAACATGAGAAGAGCGAAAATTGCAGTAAGGACAACCTTCCCCTTCGTGGTGAAGACAAAACGGATCcaaattcttcaaaattgaGTAGTAACATACCTAACGTTTCGAGCAATGAAAAAGAGTTACCCCCCGAGGGAGATCCTGCTTTAGCCATTGCTGGAACGAAGGATGTTAACGCTTCCAGGAATGCCCATGGGGATTGCCCTGCGGTTTCTGTTAACCCTAACCAAGatgaaggggagaaaaattccGCCCATGATGGTGCGGGAAGCCACTTCAGTGATGCCCAGATTGATTGCAAAgcagaaaacgaaaaaggtgGCACAGCACCACCACCTCCACCGAGTGTTCCCGCGAGTGACTACCCGAAGAATCACACGCACAACCCTTTTATCGCTCCCACTTATGGTAGCAACTACTACTACAATTACGCGCACATGTATGGCAATTTTAATACGGGTCAAATGAATGGAGGCCAATGTTTCATCCCCATGAATAACAACATGGCGATGTGGGGCGTTCCTAATTTAAGGGGGGGACACGGGTATGTTGCCCCTTCAAGGAACTACGGAGATAGGGGAAAGAGACATAGCAACCCTAATAGGGCTAGGGGAGGGAATCCTGCATCAAAGAAGGCTCGAATGGGGGCAAGCGGGGCAAACTATGGATTCCCGGTGAGTCAGCCAGATGAGTATGATCAGAGTGGACGTAGGGGGAATGCCCACGTAAGTGGTTATGGTGAACGTGGTCAGGGGGCAAGGCGGCCTCATCCGAGGCAGAGACATCAAGAGGACCGGAAGACGGAACAGCGTCATGGGCAGGAAGAGGACCCACAGCCAACCGCGCAGTATTTCGTGCCCATCAATTTAAGACTAAAGAACAAACTAAACGATCTAAACGATCTGTgcgaaacaaaaattaacgcagtcaagaaggaaagaaatgcaagcgacaaaaatattaacctAGACGCGGAATACAGTAAGTTTATAAAAGAG atacaAATGAATTGCAGCTTAGGTGAGGCATTCATTTTTGACGTACTGTAA